The genomic interval CTAAAATTTAGCTTATCAGTTTAACGTTTAAAAAAATTGACAAATAATTAAGGAAGAAATAATGCAAACACTACCGGAATTACTGCAGCAAGTTCAAACCACAATGACACCCCCGAACACAGACTTATCTGGTTTTATAGATAACCAAGTGGGTAAGGGTAAAACTATTTTGATTACTGGCGCAAGCTCAGGACTGGGGGCAGGCATGGCGACCCATTTTGCTCGCATGGGCTATAATCTGGCAATTTGTGCACGCCGCACCGAACGCCTAGAACAACTCAAAGCCAACCTGTTAGCGGATAATCCGACGATTAAAGTCAGTGTAAAAGCACTCGATGTGACAGATTATACGCAGGTTTTTAAAGTGTTTCATGAATTTGCCCAAGAGTTTGGCAAGCTTGATCGTATCATCATCAATGCAGGTGTCGGTGAGGGTCGCCGTATTGGCAAGGGTAATTTTGAGATTAATCGCAAAACTGCCGAAATCAATTTTATTTCAGGTCTTGCCCAGTGTGAAGCGGCGATGGAAATTTTTCGCGCCCAAAATAGCGGTCATTTGGTGGTTATCTCAAGTATGTCGGCGTTTCGTGGGCTGCCAAAACATATGTCAGTATACGCGGCAAGTAAATCAGCGATTGCACAGCTTGCTGAAGGGATTCGTGCCGATATGCTGCTATCTGAGTTACCGATTAAAGTGTCAACGATATATCCAGGGTATATACGCACTGAGATTAACGAAGGTGCTAAACCGTTACCCTTTGAAGTGAGTGAAGAAATCGGCACCAAAGCATTGGCAATCGCGATTGAAGGCGAGCCTGATGAAGCGTGTGTCCCTGAACAACCGTGGACACTGATGAGTGACTGGATGAAAAACGCCCCACTGACATGGGTCAATGGTTTGGCATAACCCAAAAATTTCTAAAACAACCCAAATGAGACTTTGCGCTGATTTGGGTTTTTTATTGTCTTCACATTGGGTGTCTTGATATAGGGCGTCCTAATATAGAGTATCTTAATATAGCATTGCCAACCTGTATATTTGCCTTTGGTGACAGATTTGACATTACCCAGTAAGAGGCTGTTATAAAAAATAGCGAGTATGAAGGGCTAACAAGTATGAAGGGCTAAATCGTATCAGTCATCATTAACCCTATTGCCATCCTTGTTTATGTTGTGTATTTAACGCCTATAGCGATATTTGCAGTAGGCTAGACAAGGGTCGTAGTGATAAAATCATCCCCTCTTTTATGATTTTTTATTTATTGTTACGAAAACTCAGTGGTACAGGCAACCAAACGATGAAAAAACTTGAAAACGCGCTACAAAAAATTGATAAATACGGTCAGTTTGTGATGAAAAAACTGGTCAATCGCCGCACCGCTGAAGTCAATTTTATCGCAGCGATTGCCCAGTGTGAGGCGGCGATGAAGATTTTTCGCCAGCAAAACAGCGGTCAGTTGGTGGTCATCTCAAGTATGTCAGCGGTTCGCGGCTTGCCCCGTCATCTTACCACCTATGCCGCTGCCAAAGCAGGACTGGCAAATTTAGCCGAAGGCATTCGCGCTGATATGATGCAGGAAAAACGTCCCATTACTGTCACCACGATTTACCCCGGTTATATCCGTACTGAGCTCAATATCGGTGCCAAATATTTGCCGTTTGAAAGTACAGAAGAAGAGGGCGTCGAAGCGATTGTCGAAGCGATTGAAGCCAAAGTGAATGAAGCCTTTGTCCCAGCATGGCCTTGGCTGCCGATTGGAATTGGTATGAAAATATTACCGCTCAGGGTGATGACCAAATTTTTATAAGCGCATTTTTAAAAAATTTTAAAGTCTCGGCATAATCAAAAACGCCTTATTAAAAACGCATTGGCAGCTGATGGCTTGTCAAAGCGTTTTTGATATCGTTACCAGTCAACGTGCTACCTAATTGACTGGCTATTTTACCAATGGCATAAGTGCGCCATAGCCTGCCGCTTGCATGTCTGCCAAAGCGATAAATTGTAGCGCATCGCCATTGATGCAGTAGCGTAATCCGCCTTTATCCTTGGGGCCATCATCAAACACATGCCCTAAATGTGAGTTGGCGACCCGCGAGCGCACTTCCGTTCGTGTCATGTTAAAACTGCTATCGGTTGAGGTGGTAATGACGTTTGCGCTAATGGGTTTGGTAAAACTCGGCCAGCCACACCCCGAATCATATTTATCCGTGGATAAAAACAACGGCTCGCCACTGACGATATCCACATATAAACCTTTAGCAAACAAATGGTCGTATTGATGGCTAAAGGCGCGCTCTGTAGCTGCGTTTTGGGTGACGTCATACTGCGCTTGGGTCAACCGACTTTTTACATTTTTATCGTAGTTTTGATAGCGGGTAGGATTGAGCGCCTCGGTGACCGTCGTGGCAGGCGCTAAGGCTTTGATAACGGGGATTTTTTGATTGGCAAGGCTAATATCAATATGGCAGTAGCCATTGGGATTTTTGCTTAGATAATCTTGGTGATAATTTTCTGCGTCATAAAAATTCGCCAAGGGTTTATTTTCTACCACAATTTTTTGCGGATATTTTTTTGCCAAATCGGCAAGGGTTTTATCAATGATTGGCTTATCATTGGCATCGGTATAATAAATGCCGGTACGATATTGCGCCCCGCGATCATTGCCTTGTTTGTTGAGACTGGTCGGGTCAATCACTCGCACGTAGTATGCCAAGAGGGTCGCAAGATTGGTTTTATCGATATCATAGATAACTTTGACGGTTTCTGCGTGCCCTGAGCCTGCTATCACCTGCTCATAGCTCGGGTTCGCGCTATTGCCATTGGCATAACCTGATATCGCATCGACCACGCCATCCACGCGCTCCATATAGGCCTCTAGCCCCCAAAAACAGCCACCCGCCAGATAGATAGTATGCGTGCGAATCGGGGTTTTACCATCTGCTTGATAATACACACCGTTATGGTTAATCGGAGCTAAGGCTTTGATGCTAGCGGCTTGCTTGCTAGCTTGGTTATTAGCCTGCTCATCAACTTGGGCAGTCTGACTAGGCGGATTTTTTGCTTGATTCAGGGCTTTGAGTTCTGCAAAGTCGTTGCTAGCATTGTCTGACAAGGCTTGTATTTGTGTTGGGGTAAGATTGCCTTTGACCAGTTTTAATAAATTGCCTTGTTTATCCAAAATCGCAAAACTGGGATAGACTTGCACGCCAAATTGTTTAATCAGCTTGCCATTGTTATCCATAAGCACTGGTAGGTTAGCATAGTCTTTGGCAAGCACTGTGTACCAAGTTTGAAAATCTTGCGGGGATTTTTCACTCAAATGACCTGGACTGACCACGCTGACGACATTCATATTGGGATACTGGTTTGCCCATGCGTCGCTTTCTTGGAGCGTTGCCAAACACAGCGGGCACCAGCTTGCCCAAAATTTCACCACAGTTGGTTTGTTGGGGTCAATCACATGACGACCCATTTTGCCTAATTTGGGATTGATTTGGCTCAAACCTTGTAAGGTCGCTAACGTATCAGTCGGCAATACATCCGCTTTGCTAGCATCACGCGCATAGCTAGCGTTTTCTTTGGCATTCA from Moraxella osloensis carries:
- a CDS encoding SDR family oxidoreductase, which codes for MTPPNTDLSGFIDNQVGKGKTILITGASSGLGAGMATHFARMGYNLAICARRTERLEQLKANLLADNPTIKVSVKALDVTDYTQVFKVFHEFAQEFGKLDRIIINAGVGEGRRIGKGNFEINRKTAEINFISGLAQCEAAMEIFRAQNSGHLVVISSMSAFRGLPKHMSVYAASKSAIAQLAEGIRADMLLSELPIKVSTIYPGYIRTEINEGAKPLPFEVSEEIGTKALAIAIEGEPDEACVPEQPWTLMSDWMKNAPLTWVNGLA
- the msrAB gene encoding bifunctional peptide-methionine (S)-S-oxide reductase MsrA/peptide-methionine (R)-S-oxide reductase MsrB; this encodes MVNFPQSAKNLTATLLISSLLLLGCQKMNAKENASYARDASKADVLPTDTLATLQGLSQINPKLGKMGRHVIDPNKPTVVKFWASWCPLCLATLQESDAWANQYPNMNVVSVVSPGHLSEKSPQDFQTWYTVLAKDYANLPVLMDNNGKLIKQFGVQVYPSFAILDKQGNLLKLVKGNLTPTQIQALSDNASNDFAELKALNQAKNPPSQTAQVDEQANNQASKQAASIKALAPINHNGVYYQADGKTPIRTHTIYLAGGCFWGLEAYMERVDGVVDAISGYANGNSANPSYEQVIAGSGHAETVKVIYDIDKTNLATLLAYYVRVIDPTSLNKQGNDRGAQYRTGIYYTDANDKPIIDKTLADLAKKYPQKIVVENKPLANFYDAENYHQDYLSKNPNGYCHIDISLANQKIPVIKALAPATTVTEALNPTRYQNYDKNVKSRLTQAQYDVTQNAATERAFSHQYDHLFAKGLYVDIVSGEPLFLSTDKYDSGCGWPSFTKPISANVITTSTDSSFNMTRTEVRSRVANSHLGHVFDDGPKDKGGLRYCINGDALQFIALADMQAAGYGALMPLVK